The following coding sequences lie in one Treponema socranskii subsp. buccale genomic window:
- a CDS encoding glycoside hydrolase family 88 protein encodes MDYAIAKTEENSKTFTDGYPAPASVDLIYPKIPNDEWTSGFWNGMLWQAYNATGIDAFRIAAEATLSDYENRLRNRIETQTHDLGFLYILSAKAEYLTTGNKNALKIALKAADLLMERYNPASGVIQAWGSADDVENRGRIIIDCLMNTPLLFWASEVTQSDTYAQAAKSHVEKSKRFLIRDDDTTFHTYYFDVTDGRALRGKTAQGFSDSSCWARGQAWGIYGFCLNYRYTGDFSLLMSAKRLAHHFLNRLPQDAVCYWDLIFTSGTEERDSSAAAIAACGLMELASLLPLADKDRPVYEAAALVIMESLAASYTTEGLKSNGILQHAVYGKPFGKGVDECNIWGDYFYMEALDRILFHHKLFW; translated from the coding sequence ATGGATTATGCGATCGCGAAAACGGAAGAGAACAGTAAAACGTTTACGGACGGTTATCCGGCTCCTGCCAGTGTCGATTTGATATATCCGAAAATTCCCAACGATGAATGGACAAGCGGATTTTGGAACGGAATGCTTTGGCAGGCATATAATGCGACCGGAATCGATGCGTTCCGTATTGCAGCGGAAGCAACGCTGTCCGACTATGAAAACCGACTTAGGAATCGCATAGAAACACAAACGCATGATTTGGGTTTTTTGTATATACTTTCGGCAAAGGCGGAGTATCTGACTACGGGCAATAAAAACGCTCTGAAGATTGCATTGAAAGCCGCCGATTTGCTGATGGAACGCTATAATCCCGCTTCAGGTGTGATTCAAGCATGGGGCAGTGCCGATGACGTCGAAAACAGAGGCAGGATCATTATCGACTGTCTTATGAATACTCCGCTTTTATTTTGGGCATCGGAAGTAACACAATCGGATACATACGCGCAAGCTGCGAAAAGTCATGTCGAAAAATCGAAGCGTTTTTTAATTCGAGACGATGATACGACATTCCATACATATTATTTTGATGTTACCGACGGCAGAGCGCTTCGCGGAAAAACGGCTCAAGGATTCAGCGATTCTTCCTGTTGGGCACGAGGGCAGGCATGGGGGATTTACGGATTTTGTTTGAATTATCGGTATACCGGCGATTTTTCTCTGCTTATGTCGGCAAAGCGTTTGGCTCATCATTTTCTTAACCGTTTGCCGCAAGATGCCGTATGCTATTGGGATCTTATATTTACTTCGGGAACTGAAGAGCGGGACAGCTCGGCGGCTGCAATCGCTGCATGCGGCTTAATGGAACTTGCGTCGCTGCTTCCCCTTGCCGATAAAGATAGACCGGTGTATGAAGCTGCAGCGCTTGTGATTATGGAATCTTTAGCCGCGTCTTATACTACCGAGGGATTGAAATCGAACGGTATTTTGCAACATGCGGTTTACGGTAAGCCGTTCGGTAAAGGGGTCGACGAATGCAATATTTGGGGTGACTATTTTTATATGGAAGCGCTGGATCGTATTCTTTTTCATCATAAGCTTTTTTGGTAA